ATTGTGGCAGTCAAAGGAATCGGTGGGTTTCATTTGTGCTGTGATGCGACAAAGGAATCAGCCGTGGAACTTTTGAGGACAAGAAAAAAACGTCCGGTCAAACCATTTGCAGTGATGGCACGTAACGAAGAGGCGGTGCGCAGTGTATGTGAACTTAGCGAAGAACAGGAAAAGATACTGACCGGGCATCAAAAACCGATACTGTTGCTGGATAAAAAAGAAGGCGTAAGCAAACTTGCAAAATCGGTAGCTCCTTTTAATCCGAAGGTGGGGATAATGCTTCCTTATGCACCGGTTCAACTATTGTTATTTCAGTATGATGACGGCATTCAGATGCCGGATTTTCTCGTGATGACCAGTGGAAATATTTCCGGTGCACCAATTTGCAGAGATGACCGGGAAGCAAAAGAGGAACTGTCACATTTATGCGACTGCATACTTTCTCATGACCGGAAGATCCGTATCCGTGCAGACGATTCCGTGATGGATTTTTACCGGGAAGAACCGTATATGATCCGAAGAAGCCGGGGGTATGCACCACTCCCATATATGCTTTCAAAAGCGTGGCAAGGGCAGGTACTTGCTGTGGGCGGAGAATTGAAAAATGCATGTTGTATTGGACATGATGACCGGTTTTATCCGGCGCCGTATGTAGGAGATCTGGAAGATCTTCGGACGGTGAAAGCGCTTCAGGAGACAATCACGCGACTGACTGCTTTGCTGGAAGTAGAGCCAGAGCTTGTAGTGGCAGATCTGCATCCGAAGTACAATTCCACAATGGTGGCGCATGAAATGGAGCTGCCAATGATACAAGTGCAGCATCATTATGCGCACGTTTTATCCTGTATGGCGGAAAATGACTGCGCAGATCCAGTCATTGGCGTTTCCTTTGATGGAACCGGATATGGAACGGATGGTACTATCTGGGGCGGTGAGATTCTGTACGCAGATTATGAACATTTCGAACGAATAGGCAGTATTGAGCCATTCTGGCATGTAGGCGGAGACATTGCTTCCCAAGAAGGATTTCGTATTGCAGTCTCCATCATTGGTGGACTTGTGAGGGAGAAAGAAAAAGCAAAAAATATCATAAAAGAATTGGAATTATGTACCGAACCAGAAGCAAATGTGATTCTTACTATGGCACAGCGACATTTGAATGCAATTGAGTCTACAAGTGCAGGAAGGTTGTTTGACGCAGTAAGTGCGATCTTGGGGATTCAAAAAAGCTCTACATTTGAAGGGGAAGCGTCCATGGCACTGGAATTCGCAGCAGAGGCATGGCAGAAAGAACATGAGGCAAAGAATACGGAAAATACCAAAAACGCCAAAAATGCCGAGAATGTCAAGAATGCCCCAAATGCTAAGAATGGTAAGCATACAGATGTTAAGGAGCATGAACATATTTTCTTGCAGACGAATGCAATTGTCTGGCAGATGATCGAGGGCAGAAGACAAGGGGAAGATGTCGGAAAGCTTGCGTATATATTTCATCAGTTGCTTGCAATGGAGATCTGCGCTGCCTGCGAAAATGTACGAACGCAGAAGAAATGTAATCAGGTGGCGCTAAGCGGCGGCGTATTTCAGAACCGTCTATTGCTGGAACTCGTGGAAAAGGAACTTTTAAATCGAAAGTTCCAGGTATTGCGGCATCATCTGATTCCACCAAATGATGGCGGTATCGGGCTTGGCCAGGCAGTTTACGGCATGGCATATCTGAATAAAAAGAAGCAGACAGATAGTGAAAACAGATCTTGAAAGATAAAAAGAATAGATTATGGGAGGTTAAGAGCATGTGTGTTGGATTATCAGCAAAGGTAGTGCGAATAAATGAAGGCATGGCAGTGGTAGATGCTGATGGAGCAAAGAGGGAGGTTTCTGCGGAACTTCTGGATGAACTGGAGCCGGGAGATTATGTAATGGTACATGCAGGAGTTGCAATCGCGAAGATTACGGATGAAGATGAAAGTGAGACAGATCAGCTCATGGAGGATTTATTATAATGGAAGAAAAAAAGAAAACAGCCAGAGAGATCATCGAAGGCTATGATGGTCCTCCGGTGCGGATCATGGAAGTGTGCGGAACCCATACACATGAGATTTTCAGACTTGGAATCCGGAAACTTTTGCCAGAACAGGTGGAACTGATTTCGGGACCGGGGTGTCCGGTCTGTGTAACACAGGTCGGATTCATTGACGAAGCAATTTATCTGGCACTGGAAAGGCAAGTGACGATCTGTACATTTGGTGATCTTGTACGTGTACCGGGAACTAATATGAGTCTTGCCGGGGCAAGAGAAAAGGGTGCGAAAATCCGTATTGTTTATTCTCCAGTAGATGCGAAGGAGTATGCCAAAGAACATCCAAAGGAGCAGGTTACATTCCTTTCAGTCGGATTTGAGACCACCACTCCGTCTGCTTGTCTTTCTGTGAAAAAAGCAAGGGAAGAGGGCTTGACGAACTACTCGATTCTGACAGCGAATAAAACGATGCCGCAGGCATATGAAGCATTGAAGGGAAGCGCAGACATTTTCCTGTATCCGGGACATGTTAATGCAATCACCGGGACGAAGCTGTGCGAAGAACTGGCAAAAGAAGGAGTCAGCGGTGTGGTAGCAGGATTTACAGCAAAAGAACTTTTGACAGCGCTGGCAGTGGCACTGGCACGGTTTCAGGAAGGCAGGCCATTTTTTGTAAATTGTTATCCGCGTGTAGTAACAGAGAATGGAAGCCCACAGGCGCAGAAGCTGGTAGAAGAGATGATGGAACCTTGTGATAGTGAATGGAGAGGACTTGGCGTAATCAAAGGTTCAGGAATGAGACTTCAAGAGGAATGGAGCGCATTTGACGCACGGAAGAAATACAAGATTCCGTCGATTCAGGGAAAAGCAAATCCTGCATGCCGGTGCGGAGATGTTCTTCAGGGAAAATGTAAACCTTCTGATTGTAAGGTATTTGGTAAGGTCTGTACACCACAGCATCCGGTTGGCGCATGCATGGTGTCAGGAGAAGGTGCATGTTCCGCGTACTATATGTACGGCGAAGCAGAAAAAATGAAATAAAAAGCTGGGAGTGATATATTATGAATAATGGAATAAAAGATCAGACAGTCACCATGGCACACGGTGCCGGAGGACGTCAGACATCAGAATTAATCGATAACATATTTGCGGCACATTTTGCAAATCCGGATTTGACTGCGGATGATGCGGCTGTGTTAAATCCGCCAGTTGGGAAAATGGCAGTGTCTACCGATGGATTTATCGTATCACCTGCATTTTTCCCAGGAGGAAATATCGGAAAACTGTCTATTTGCGGAACAGTCAATGATCTGGCGTGTATGGGAGCAAAGCCACTGTATCTGACCTGTGCATTTGTCATTGAGGAAGGATTTCCAATGGACAAACTGGAAGAAATTGCGTCAGCAATGGAAAAAACCGCCAAAGAAGCAGGTGTTCACATCGTGTCCGGTGATACAAAGGTAGCCGGAAAAGGGCAGGTGGACGGAGTATTTATCACAACAACAGGAATGGGACAGATTGAAGATGGAGTTAAAGTCGGCGGCGAGCTTGCAAAACCCGGTGATGCGGTTATTGTAACAGGAGATATCGGACGTCATGGCTGTACAATCCTGCTTGAGAGAGAAGATTTGGGAATTGAGGCCGATATCAAGAGTGATTGTGCACCCCTTTGGAAGACGGTGGAAGCAGTGATGAACAGGACACACGATCTGCATGTTATTCGTGATGCGACACGTGGCGGCGTGGGAACTGTATTATATGAAATTGCGAAGCAGAGCCAGGTAGGCGTACAGCTTGACAGCGCCAATATTCCGGTTCAGCCGGAAGTAAGGGGTGTCTGTGGCATGTTGGGACTGGAACCATTGTATCTTGCATGTGAAGGAACTATGGTCATCATTGCACCGAAGGAAGAAGCAGCGAAGATTGTGGAGACATTGCGTCAGTGCCCATATTCAGAAAATGCTGCTATTATTGGTGAAATTACAGAAGAACAGCCGGGAAAAGTTGTAATGATGACGGAGATTGGAACCCAGGCATTATTGCCACAGCCAGGCGGAGAATTATTGCCGAGAATCTGCTAAGATCAGATTACTTAGAAATAAGAGCAGGGAGAGAAAGTATGGAAACAAGAGTAGCAGTGATTTCTATTATTGTAGAAAACCCGGAGGCGACGGAGCAGTTGAATCAATATCTGCATGAGTCTGGAAAATATATTATTGGAAGAATGGGAATCCCGTACCGTCAAAAAGGAATCCATATTATCAGTATTGCGATTGATGCGCCGCAGGACGTGATCAGTGCGCTTTCTGGAAAAATAGGGCGCCTTAAGGGAGTGTCGGCAAAGACTGCTTACTCCAATGTCATCACCAAACCGGAGGAATTATCATGTTAAAAATTGCAGTTTATGGCAAAGGCGGTATCGGAAAATCTACGACAGTATCCAATATGGCGGTCGCACTGGCTGAAAAAGGATTATCAGTTATGCAGATTGGCTGTGACCCAAAGGCAGATTCTACGATTGCCTTGCGCGATGGAGAACCTATGCCGGCAGTATTGGATATCTATAATGAGAAAAAAGGCAATGTGACTTTGAAAGAGATTACAAGAATCGGATACAAAGGAGTTGTCTGTGTGGAGTCAGGAGGACCGACCCCGGGACTTGGCTGTGCAGGACGCGGAATTATCACTGCACTGGAGAAACTAAAAGAGACCGGAGCATATGAAGTCTACAAACCGGACGTAGTCCTTTACGATGTACTTGGCGATGTAGTGTGTGGCGGATTTTCCATGCCTATGCGGAGTGGGTATGCAGACTATGTATTTGTTGTAACTTCGGGAGAAAATATGTCCATTCATGCCGGAGCGAACATTGCAATGGCACTGGAACGCTTCCAGAATCGCGGATATGCAAAACTTGGCGGATTTATTCTGAACCGGAGAAATGTGCCAAGAGAAGAAGAAAAAGTGCAGGAACTGGCAGAAGATTTCCATAGTGGTACTATTGGGTACCTCTCCAGAAGCGAGCTTGTAATGGCAGCTGAAGAGCAGAAAAAAACGTTGATGGAGTGTTATCCTGACAGTGAGATGGCAGATGAATACCGTGCTCTGAGTGAGGCGGTTCTGGCGATATGTAAGAACTAAGCTGCCGAGGCATTTTTGAACAAAATGTGAAATGTAGTGGGAAAGAATTTAGAGAGGGAATTTATGTTAAAACGAGTAGGACAGACGGAAATGGAGAAAAACCATGTAACCCCGGAAGGAGCCATGATCAGAATAAAAGATGCGTCCTATCCGGCACCATTTCATCCGGGATTGGAGTTTAACTCTCCGGTTCATGGAAACTGGAATATTGTACACACCGGAATGTTGATGCCGGAGACCATTCAGATATATGTCTGTGCAGATAACTGTATGCGTGGTGTTGTATTGACGGCGGCCGAGATGAATGCGGCAGATCGTTTTTCATACGTGATCATCGAAGAAGACGATCTGTTGAACGGAAATCTGGAGGATATCACAATTGAAGGCGTCACAGATGTATTAAAGAAACTGGAACGAAAACCCAAAGCAGTGCTCTTATTTACCGTGTGCCTCCATCATTTTCTTGGCTGTGATCTTAAGATGGTCTATGAGGAACTTGACAGGCGTTTCCCGGAAATTGCATTTGTACGCTGTTATATGGATCCGATTATGCAAAAAACTGGTCTGACACCAGATCAGAAACTGCGAAAAGCAATGTATGATCCATTAAAAGCACAAAAAGCAGATCCACATATCGTCACGTTGCTTGGACATAATTTCCCATTGGACGAAACTTCTGACATCAAACGATTCCTGAAAAAATGTGGCTGTGAACTCAGAGAGATTACGACTTGTGATACATGGGACAAGTATGAGAAACTTGGTGAAGCGAATATATTTCTTTCTATCTATCCGACAGCAAAATACGGGGCGCAGACGCTGGCAAAAAGACTGGGACGAGAACACATTTACATGCCGGCAAGTTTTGA
The sequence above is drawn from the Dorea formicigenerans genome and encodes:
- the hypF gene encoding carbamoyltransferase HypF; this translates as MKETLTRRIRVYGIVQGVGFRPTVSRHATTCNIHGSVSNKGPYVEIFAQAPEAQVDRFVTMIREQSPKRAAILKMNIEDVENPEIYKDFQIVESEKTKGEIFVSPDIAICEECKEEMYQPGNRRYLHPFINCTCCGPRLTILDALPYDRERTSMKEFPMCPDCEHEYHDPEDRRFDAQPVCCNNCGPQVYLAERSERGRDAVTYARRVIAEGGIVAVKGIGGFHLCCDATKESAVELLRTRKKRPVKPFAVMARNEEAVRSVCELSEEQEKILTGHQKPILLLDKKEGVSKLAKSVAPFNPKVGIMLPYAPVQLLLFQYDDGIQMPDFLVMTSGNISGAPICRDDREAKEELSHLCDCILSHDRKIRIRADDSVMDFYREEPYMIRRSRGYAPLPYMLSKAWQGQVLAVGGELKNACCIGHDDRFYPAPYVGDLEDLRTVKALQETITRLTALLEVEPELVVADLHPKYNSTMVAHEMELPMIQVQHHYAHVLSCMAENDCADPVIGVSFDGTGYGTDGTIWGGEILYADYEHFERIGSIEPFWHVGGDIASQEGFRIAVSIIGGLVREKEKAKNIIKELELCTEPEANVILTMAQRHLNAIESTSAGRLFDAVSAILGIQKSSTFEGEASMALEFAAEAWQKEHEAKNTENTKNAKNAENVKNAPNAKNGKHTDVKEHEHIFLQTNAIVWQMIEGRRQGEDVGKLAYIFHQLLAMEICAACENVRTQKKCNQVALSGGVFQNRLLLELVEKELLNRKFQVLRHHLIPPNDGGIGLGQAVYGMAYLNKKKQTDSENRS
- a CDS encoding HypC/HybG/HupF family hydrogenase formation chaperone — encoded protein: MCVGLSAKVVRINEGMAVVDADGAKREVSAELLDELEPGDYVMVHAGVAIAKITDEDESETDQLMEDLL
- the hypD gene encoding hydrogenase formation protein HypD translates to MEEKKKTAREIIEGYDGPPVRIMEVCGTHTHEIFRLGIRKLLPEQVELISGPGCPVCVTQVGFIDEAIYLALERQVTICTFGDLVRVPGTNMSLAGAREKGAKIRIVYSPVDAKEYAKEHPKEQVTFLSVGFETTTPSACLSVKKAREEGLTNYSILTANKTMPQAYEALKGSADIFLYPGHVNAITGTKLCEELAKEGVSGVVAGFTAKELLTALAVALARFQEGRPFFVNCYPRVVTENGSPQAQKLVEEMMEPCDSEWRGLGVIKGSGMRLQEEWSAFDARKKYKIPSIQGKANPACRCGDVLQGKCKPSDCKVFGKVCTPQHPVGACMVSGEGACSAYYMYGEAEKMK
- the hypE gene encoding hydrogenase expression/formation protein HypE, whose translation is MNNGIKDQTVTMAHGAGGRQTSELIDNIFAAHFANPDLTADDAAVLNPPVGKMAVSTDGFIVSPAFFPGGNIGKLSICGTVNDLACMGAKPLYLTCAFVIEEGFPMDKLEEIASAMEKTAKEAGVHIVSGDTKVAGKGQVDGVFITTTGMGQIEDGVKVGGELAKPGDAVIVTGDIGRHGCTILLEREDLGIEADIKSDCAPLWKTVEAVMNRTHDLHVIRDATRGGVGTVLYEIAKQSQVGVQLDSANIPVQPEVRGVCGMLGLEPLYLACEGTMVIIAPKEEAAKIVETLRQCPYSENAAIIGEITEEQPGKVVMMTEIGTQALLPQPGGELLPRIC
- a CDS encoding TM1266 family iron-only hydrogenase system putative regulator; the protein is METRVAVISIIVENPEATEQLNQYLHESGKYIIGRMGIPYRQKGIHIISIAIDAPQDVISALSGKIGRLKGVSAKTAYSNVITKPEELSC
- a CDS encoding nitrogenase iron protein NifH, with the translated sequence MLKIAVYGKGGIGKSTTVSNMAVALAEKGLSVMQIGCDPKADSTIALRDGEPMPAVLDIYNEKKGNVTLKEITRIGYKGVVCVESGGPTPGLGCAGRGIITALEKLKETGAYEVYKPDVVLYDVLGDVVCGGFSMPMRSGYADYVFVVTSGENMSIHAGANIAMALERFQNRGYAKLGGFILNRRNVPREEEKVQELAEDFHSGTIGYLSRSELVMAAEEQKKTLMECYPDSEMADEYRALSEAVLAICKN
- a CDS encoding nitrogenase component 1 is translated as MLKRVGQTEMEKNHVTPEGAMIRIKDASYPAPFHPGLEFNSPVHGNWNIVHTGMLMPETIQIYVCADNCMRGVVLTAAEMNAADRFSYVIIEEDDLLNGNLEDITIEGVTDVLKKLERKPKAVLLFTVCLHHFLGCDLKMVYEELDRRFPEIAFVRCYMDPIMQKTGLTPDQKLRKAMYDPLKAQKADPHIVTLLGHNFPLDETSDIKRFLKKCGCELREITTCDTWDKYEKLGEANIFLSIYPTAKYGAQTLAKRLGREHIYMPASFDYEEIKQQMERLAEILEKTLVSKIIQTSEEQIETLNVLIDAQKDFYYEKEIEACEETIKKVREVVGDTPIVIDYLMHPRPLGLAKYLLEHGFCVEAVYLDGVSPEEEQEFYWLSKHAPELELRATIQPKMRVLPRNHEGKMLALGQKAAWFTQSPYFVNVVEGAGWYGFDGIRKMAELMIRAYKEEKEVEDLVVRKGWGCESCI